The window ATGCTGTCTGCAccagcgagcagcgactGGACGGCGAATCGGGCAAGCTTGAACGAATTGTTCTTCATCTCGGTGGCAACAACCGCACCGCGCtgcgagtcgagcttgagacGCCAGTCGAGCGCACCACCTGCCCCCTGTGCACGCGCGTCGAATTCGTTGAGCGACTTGATGGTGATCAGTTGCTTCTCCTTGGACGCTCCCACAGTGTAGGCGTCGACTTCGGTACGGACAACCAGCTCGACAGGGTCCGACTCTTCCGAAGACAGGTTGAACTTGCGGTATCGATACGCACACGATGCTAAAGGAGCCGTCTCGTCCGAGGAATAGAACGGGTTttcgtgctcgagcttgtacACATTCTTCTCGTTGACGACCTGGAAGGCAAAGTTCTGGTTGATGTAGGTGGCTTCCAGACTGAGAGCCGAGGGGGTGTTGATCGCGttggctttggcagctgcttcgTTTTCCTTGCCCTCGGAAGCTTCACTCGGCGGGTCAGCGGCGTTCTCGTTGACGGTAAGGTAGTCGAAAGCTCCACCGTCACGTTTGTCGAAAAACACCTTTCCGTCGGCGGTCTTGGTGATGATAACATCCCACGAGTAGACCGAACGAGTGGCGCACATGAGCAGCGCAAGGATGGAATCGGTCATGTAGATCTGAGCATCTTCCTTGGCCGAGATGTCGTGGATCACCGGGTCCTCGGAAGTAGTAGTGTTGTATCGAATGCGGTCGATCGACGACAGGCTTTGAGCTGTCTTGACAGTGACACGGTCGTACGATCGGTCGTACTCGAACAGCGAACCGTACGACGAAATGTCTTGAGGCTCTTCGACTTCCAGGCGAAGCTTACCGAGACGAACAAAGTCGATCTCCTCGACCTGCTCCCAATCCTGACCCACGGTGACCGAGGCTTCGCGAATACGCTGAGGCTTGTCCCACTCCTTCCAACCGAATCGTCCACCGCCACGACGggcaccagcagcgccaccacGACCGCCGCGGGCACCGCGTCCTGCACCAGCCCCGAACTTGGAAGCGCCACGACCACcggcagcaccagcaccaccagcaccaccacgaCCACCACGACCGCCACGCTGGCTCATCTGGCCCAAGCCGCCGCGTCGAGAAGCCACGGTGCGCGTATTGTCGACAACCGAGAACGAGGCTTCGTCATCACCATGGAAGTAAGCAAACGCAGAAGAGGCGGCCGAAGTGCCAAAGTTCTGCTGAACATCACGTGCACGGCCCTGTCGACCACCACGGGCGTTAGCAGCATCGTTTGAGGCACCAGAGGCGTTGTTCCAATCGGCGATGCGGCCTACTTTGTCGTTCTTAGCATAAGGAGCAAACGGGATGTCCTTGAGCTCAGCAGGGAGAGCGTTGGAGCCCGAAGCGGGACCCCAGAGATCGTTGTCCGGTTGGAGCTCGGGAAGTTTGAAGCTCGCCATTGTGATTGACGATATGTGTCTGTGTGGCAGATAAAGGCAAGATGATTGACGATGTCCCTTTGACCTATTGACGAGCTTTCGCTGCTTGTCCTGGCTGAGGCTGGGGCTAaggctgaggctgagaGATGccgtgactgtgactgtttGTCGCGGCTCAAGTTGAGAAGAGTCTTCTCAAGCGcgcgcaatcacgaattctgtgattcacgatttgtgatttggTTGGCACTCTCGTTCTTTGCGCAAGTTttttcattcgtgattattcgTTATTCTCCCAGCccgagactcacgactacgTAGAAAAATTAGATTGTTAGACCGTAGTCTCTGCAGCCTCGCTCCGCATTTCCCACGTGATGCGCAACGCGCACTTCAC of the Mycosarcoma maydis chromosome 2, whole genome shotgun sequence genome contains:
- a CDS encoding putative eukaryotic translation initiation factor 3 subunit D translates to MASFKLPELQPDNDLWGPASGSNALPAELKDIPFAPYAKNDKVGRIADWNNASGASNDAANARGGRQGRARDVQQNFGTSAASSAFAYFHGDDEASFSVVDNTRTVASRRGGLGQMSQRGGRGGRGGAGGAGAAGGRGASKFGAGAGRGARGGRGGAAGARRGGGRFGWKEWDKPQRIREASVTVGQDWEQVEEIDFVRLGKLRLEVEEPQDISSYGSLFEYDRSYDRVTVKTAQSLSSIDRIRYNTTTSEDPVIHDISAKEDAQIYMTDSILALLMCATRSVYSWDVIITKTADGKVFFDKRDGGAFDYLTVNENAADPPSEASEGKENEAAAKANAINTPSALSLEATYINQNFAFQVVNEKNVYKLEHENPFYSSDETAPLASCAYRYRKFNLSSEESDPVELVVRTEVDAYTVGASKEKQLITIKSLNEFDARAQGAGGALDWRLKLDSQRGAVVATEMKNNSFKLARFAVQSLLAGADSMKLGYISRANPKDTSRHMILGTSWLKPRELAAQMAVNLSNGWGIVRTVADLARKAEQGKYVLLKDPNKQTIRMYRVPANFGEENDEIVEEDEADE